From Methanomicrobia archaeon, the proteins below share one genomic window:
- a CDS encoding NAD(P)H-hydrate dehydratase: protein MKEEAVITAEEMAALDENCGFFGLVPLQLMENAGAQLATEIRKRFERKEKAAKVTILAGKGNNGGDAFVAARHLHGKPLLSLSGSRERGRSPRFRGHRGRAPLFDVKILLIGRSQDLRTEEARRNWQILKESGYDAEEITDSSNLKAASTAFNDSDVIVDAIFGTGITGAIREPEATAIDLINAAKPHAFVVAVDVPSGFDPDTGEAGNAVKADLTVTFHKAKQGLLRGAAAEYVGELVVADIGIPEGMEQLAGPGDVRLVMKRSARSHKGDNGRVLIVGGGPFFGAPTLAALAALRAGADWVTVAAPQSVSSIISSLSPNLIVHPLSADVLVEKDISVVVDLIKRHDVVVIGMGLGAAEETKRAARLILENEASKNVVVDADGFYGLHLPVNAEDKRVIVTPHAGEFSKLIIAGKPEAVAVPPEDRMEERMNFVREFSERNNVVTLMKGPTDVISDGSYVKLNKTGNAGMTVGGTGDVLAGLVGAFFAKTSEPFKAATAAAFVNGAAGDLAFEDKGYGLLATDVVESVPKVTRAFR, encoded by the coding sequence ATGAAAGAAGAAGCGGTCATTACTGCGGAGGAGATGGCGGCGCTGGACGAGAACTGCGGCTTTTTTGGGCTTGTTCCGTTACAACTGATGGAAAATGCCGGCGCTCAGCTTGCAACGGAGATACGAAAACGGTTTGAACGTAAAGAGAAAGCCGCAAAGGTAACGATACTCGCAGGTAAAGGCAACAACGGCGGCGATGCCTTTGTCGCCGCACGGCATCTGCACGGTAAACCCTTACTGAGCCTTTCAGGCTCGCGGGAACGCGGGCGGAGCCCGCGATTTCGGGGTCACCGGGGCAGAGCCCCGTTATTTGACGTGAAGATACTGCTAATCGGCCGTTCGCAAGATCTGAGAACCGAGGAGGCGCGCAGGAACTGGCAGATCTTAAAGGAGAGCGGTTATGATGCGGAAGAGATAACAGATTCCTCAAACTTAAAAGCAGCCTCGACGGCTTTTAACGATTCCGACGTGATTGTAGATGCGATCTTCGGCACAGGTATAACGGGCGCGATACGAGAGCCGGAAGCGACGGCAATCGATTTGATAAACGCTGCGAAGCCGCATGCCTTTGTCGTTGCGGTGGACGTTCCTTCTGGATTTGATCCAGATACCGGCGAAGCAGGAAATGCGGTAAAGGCCGATCTCACGGTGACGTTCCACAAGGCGAAGCAGGGCTTACTAAGAGGTGCTGCCGCGGAATACGTCGGTGAGCTGGTGGTTGCAGACATCGGCATTCCTGAGGGCATGGAGCAGTTAGCAGGCCCGGGCGATGTGCGCTTGGTGATGAAACGAAGTGCACGGAGCCATAAAGGTGATAACGGCCGTGTGCTCATCGTGGGTGGCGGGCCTTTCTTCGGTGCGCCGACACTGGCTGCGCTCGCTGCGTTACGCGCTGGTGCGGACTGGGTAACCGTAGCGGCACCTCAAAGCGTTTCCTCCATTATCTCCTCGTTATCGCCGAATTTGATCGTTCATCCCCTTTCTGCTGATGTATTGGTAGAGAAGGACATTTCGGTAGTCGTTGATCTAATAAAGAGACATGACGTCGTGGTAATTGGCATGGGCCTGGGAGCAGCGGAGGAGACGAAACGAGCAGCGCGATTAATACTAGAAAACGAAGCGAGCAAGAACGTGGTCGTCGATGCAGATGGCTTTTATGGCTTGCATTTACCCGTCAATGCAGAAGATAAGCGTGTTATCGTAACGCCGCATGCAGGTGAGTTCTCGAAGCTGATTATCGCTGGAAAACCAGAAGCTGTAGCAGTGCCTCCCGAGGATAGAATGGAAGAGCGCATGAATTTTGTACGGGAATTCTCAGAGCGTAACAATGTCGTGACATTGATGAAAGGTCCCACAGATGTTATATCAGATGGATCCTATGTGAAGCTAAACAAAACGGGCAACGCAGGCATGACCGTTGGCGGCACGGGCGATGTCCTGGCAGGATTGGTCGGCGCATTCTTTGCAAAAACCTCCGAGCCGTTCAAAGCGGCAACGGCTGCTGCGTTCGTCAACGGTGCTGCAGGTGACCTTGCATTCGAGGATAAAGGATATGGGCTGCTTGCTACGGACGTCGTAGAGAGCGTTCCAAAGGTGACGAGAGCGTTCAGATAA